A stretch of the Sphingobacterium thalpophilum genome encodes the following:
- a CDS encoding glycoside hydrolase family 88/105 protein: protein MNKLKSRQSMKLSTIYTVILLITVGLSACSSTKKVVEHKKELTAEDVLQSLQLTNRYFMNKWTDTGKPIYTNRWRPSNIWTRAVYYEGLMALYQIDKNSAYYDYAVDWGNKHDWGMRNGLETRNADDQACGQTYLDLYEIEQKPERIQKIKANIDYIIRSGKIDDWTWIDAIQMAMPIYAKLGVITKDQTYFDYMYKMYHHSKTQEGGGLYNKADKLWWRDKDFVPPYKEPNGEDCYWSRGNGWVVAALVRVLSLIPENEVHRAEYMADYKALMEALVPIQRPDGFWNVSLHDPSNFGGRETSGTSLFVYGMAWGINNGFLDAKIYRPVVEKAWKAMIAEAVHPSGFLGYLQGTGKEPKDGQPVSFSSQPDFEDYGLGCFLLGGTEVYKMLSK from the coding sequence ATGAATAAATTAAAAAGCAGACAAAGCATGAAACTATCTACTATTTATACAGTCATTTTACTGATTACTGTTGGTCTTTCGGCCTGTTCGTCGACAAAAAAAGTCGTCGAACACAAAAAGGAACTAACTGCTGAGGACGTCCTTCAGTCGTTGCAGCTAACCAATCGTTATTTCATGAATAAATGGACGGACACAGGAAAACCGATCTATACCAATCGCTGGAGACCGAGCAACATCTGGACCCGCGCCGTGTATTACGAAGGTCTCATGGCACTTTATCAGATTGATAAAAACAGTGCATACTACGATTATGCTGTGGATTGGGGAAACAAACATGATTGGGGAATGCGGAATGGTTTGGAAACCCGAAATGCCGATGACCAGGCTTGTGGGCAAACCTATCTGGATCTCTATGAGATTGAACAGAAGCCTGAGCGTATCCAAAAAATTAAAGCAAATATAGATTACATTATCAGATCGGGAAAAATAGACGATTGGACCTGGATCGATGCCATACAAATGGCCATGCCAATCTACGCTAAATTGGGTGTAATAACAAAAGATCAAACTTACTTTGATTACATGTATAAAATGTATCATCATTCAAAAACACAAGAAGGTGGAGGTCTGTATAATAAGGCCGATAAACTTTGGTGGCGGGATAAGGATTTTGTTCCGCCCTACAAAGAACCGAATGGTGAGGATTGCTATTGGTCACGCGGTAATGGATGGGTCGTGGCTGCTTTAGTCAGGGTACTTTCTTTAATTCCGGAAAACGAAGTCCATCGGGCAGAATATATGGCCGATTATAAAGCGCTGATGGAAGCACTTGTCCCTATTCAAAGGCCAGATGGATTTTGGAACGTTAGTTTGCATGACCCTAGTAATTTTGGCGGGCGCGAGACCTCAGGGACGTCATTGTTTGTCTATGGTATGGCCTGGGGCATTAATAATGGATTTCTAGACGCTAAAATATATCGGCCCGTTGTCGAAAAAGCATGGAAAGCAATGATCGCAGAAGCGGTACACCCTTCCGGTTTTTTAGGCTATTTACAAGGAACGGGAAAAGAACCTAAGGATGGTCAGCCCGTCAGTTTCTCAAGCCAGCCGGATTTTGAAGATTATGGTTTGGGTTGTTTCTTATTAGGAGGCACAGAGGTTTATAAGATGTTGTCAAAATAA
- a CDS encoding glycoside hydrolase family 2 protein, which produces MKRLFFIFCCLLLSFGIYAQAGRKTFSFNADWRYHIGDVNEASATGFDDRAWKQATLPQAWNEDEAFAKAIHDLSANIVWYRKKFTVPKGVTSDKVFLEFEGIRFGGEFYLNGRFIGRHENGVMAVGFDISDLIDRDHENTLAIRIDNSWSYREKATNSTYQWNDKNFNANYGGIPKNVWIHFAPKIYQTLPLYSNLKTTGVYVYAKNMNIPKKTMDLFVSSEVKNETGQSRLVDFVAEVRNADGKLVKTFSKKFNLPANQTQQLTMSAALSQVNFWSWGYGYLYTVTTKIVQGNTTIDAVQTKTGFRKTAFKNGMVYLNDQVLMMKGYAQRTSNEWPAVGLSVAPWLSDFSNGLMVKGNANLVRWMHVAPWKQDVESCDRVGLMQMLPAGDAEKDVQGRRWEHRVELMRDVIIYYRNNPSVLFYECGNESISEEHMAEMKAIRDQFDPAGGRAIGSREMLDSKLAEYGGEMLYINKSARHPMIATEYMRDEALRKYWDEWSYPFHKDGEGPLYKGVHASDYNRNQDSYVVEAVHRWWEYWKMRPGTGDRVNSGGVNIIFSDSNTHFRGKENYRRSGEVDAMRIPKDAYFAHQVMWNGWIAPDPKGLYLVGHWNYPAGTKKDVLVVSAADRVELSLNGKVQAEAEKLYDFLFRFPAVDFEAGVLTAKSFSKDGKLLNIRELRTTGEPYKIRLTAHHGKNGLFADGNDMVLVEVEVLDKNGLRCPLASNKIDFKLDGPMDWRGGIAQGPDNYILARSLPVEAGVNRVLLRTQYDKSGKVVLKAVSEGLLSDSVTWQVQPIRTMANYFVKESNENLPSFLERGPSPSKPTLLQLKKSLKIRTATSGANQDKVGQSYDDNELSDWVNDGQLGTAWITYTLQEKSDIDEIDLKLNNFRSRSYPLQVFVDGKLVFDGNTDLTLGYCTLSFPRTKGQTVTIKLKNAPFTAKENNQVEMGGKKLDDGVARNDANAKGTLSIIEADIHQVLAN; this is translated from the coding sequence ATGAAAAGATTATTCTTTATTTTTTGTTGCCTGCTGCTTTCATTCGGCATATATGCGCAAGCAGGTCGGAAGACTTTTAGTTTTAACGCCGACTGGCGTTACCACATTGGTGATGTCAACGAGGCTTCTGCTACAGGATTTGATGATCGTGCATGGAAACAAGCCACCTTGCCTCAAGCATGGAATGAAGATGAAGCGTTCGCGAAAGCGATCCATGACCTTTCAGCGAATATTGTCTGGTATCGAAAAAAGTTTACTGTCCCCAAGGGAGTAACTTCTGATAAGGTCTTTTTGGAATTTGAAGGAATTCGCTTTGGGGGAGAATTTTATCTCAACGGAAGATTTATTGGTCGCCATGAAAATGGCGTAATGGCTGTAGGATTTGATATTTCGGACCTGATTGATCGCGATCACGAAAATACCCTGGCTATACGGATAGACAATAGCTGGAGCTATCGTGAAAAAGCAACAAACAGCACGTATCAATGGAACGATAAAAACTTTAATGCAAACTATGGTGGAATTCCAAAAAATGTGTGGATCCACTTTGCTCCAAAAATTTATCAGACCCTACCCTTATATTCCAATTTGAAGACTACGGGTGTTTATGTGTATGCGAAGAATATGAACATCCCTAAAAAAACAATGGATCTTTTTGTTTCATCTGAGGTGAAAAATGAAACCGGGCAATCGCGCTTGGTCGACTTTGTTGCCGAAGTACGTAATGCTGATGGGAAGTTGGTCAAAACTTTTTCAAAAAAGTTCAATCTTCCTGCCAATCAAACACAACAATTGACCATGAGCGCGGCCTTGAGTCAAGTGAACTTTTGGAGCTGGGGTTATGGCTATCTCTATACGGTGACGACAAAAATCGTACAGGGCAACACAACTATAGACGCTGTACAGACGAAAACAGGATTTCGAAAAACGGCTTTCAAGAATGGAATGGTATACCTCAATGACCAAGTTTTGATGATGAAGGGCTATGCGCAGCGTACCAGTAATGAATGGCCCGCCGTTGGCCTATCTGTAGCACCTTGGTTAAGTGATTTTAGCAATGGGTTAATGGTCAAGGGCAATGCTAATCTTGTCCGCTGGATGCACGTAGCCCCCTGGAAACAGGATGTTGAATCCTGCGACCGGGTAGGACTTATGCAAATGCTGCCGGCAGGGGATGCTGAAAAAGATGTTCAGGGGAGACGCTGGGAACACCGAGTCGAACTGATGCGCGATGTAATCATATATTATCGCAATAATCCCAGTGTGCTGTTTTATGAATGTGGAAACGAATCCATATCGGAAGAGCATATGGCAGAGATGAAAGCTATACGGGATCAATTCGATCCTGCAGGCGGACGGGCAATCGGTTCACGTGAGATGTTAGACAGTAAACTAGCGGAATATGGTGGTGAAATGCTGTACATTAATAAAAGCGCCCGTCATCCGATGATTGCTACGGAATATATGCGGGATGAGGCATTACGTAAATACTGGGATGAATGGAGTTATCCATTTCACAAGGATGGGGAAGGACCACTTTATAAAGGTGTACATGCCAGTGATTATAATAGAAATCAGGATAGTTATGTCGTTGAGGCTGTACATCGTTGGTGGGAATATTGGAAAATGCGTCCGGGAACCGGTGATCGGGTCAATTCGGGGGGTGTGAATATTATATTCTCCGATTCGAATACGCACTTCAGGGGAAAGGAGAACTACAGAAGAAGCGGTGAGGTAGATGCTATGCGCATTCCAAAAGATGCTTACTTTGCACATCAGGTGATGTGGAATGGTTGGATCGCCCCAGATCCAAAAGGCTTATATCTTGTAGGGCACTGGAACTACCCTGCTGGAACGAAAAAAGATGTCTTGGTCGTTTCCGCTGCTGACCGGGTAGAATTATCGCTGAACGGCAAAGTACAGGCAGAAGCAGAAAAGCTATATGATTTCCTGTTCCGTTTTCCTGCTGTTGATTTCGAGGCGGGCGTATTGACGGCGAAATCATTCAGTAAAGATGGAAAATTATTGAATATAAGGGAGCTCAGAACCACAGGTGAACCTTATAAAATCCGTTTGACAGCACATCATGGTAAAAATGGCTTATTTGCAGATGGAAACGATATGGTATTGGTCGAAGTTGAAGTACTGGATAAAAATGGGTTGCGGTGCCCACTTGCTTCAAATAAGATTGATTTCAAACTAGACGGACCGATGGATTGGCGTGGTGGAATTGCACAGGGTCCCGATAATTACATTTTGGCCAGATCGCTTCCGGTCGAGGCTGGCGTAAATCGTGTTTTACTTCGTACACAGTACGATAAATCGGGTAAGGTTGTATTGAAAGCAGTGTCTGAAGGCCTTTTATCCGATTCGGTCACCTGGCAGGTGCAACCTATCAGAACGATGGCGAATTATTTTGTCAAAGAATCCAATGAAAATTTGCCTTCATTTTTAGAGCGGGGGCCAAGTCCATCGAAACCCACTTTGCTGCAGCTGAAAAAAAGTCTCAAAATCCGTACAGCCACGTCTGGAGCTAACCAAGATAAGGTGGGACAGTCCTACGATGACAATGAGCTATCCGATTGGGTCAATGATGGCCAGCTGGGTACTGCTTGGATTACATATACCTTACAGGAAAAGTCCGATATCGATGAAATCGATCTGAAACTGAATAATTTTAGATCAAGATCCTACCCATTGCAGGTTTTTGTGGACGGCAAGCTTGTTTTTGACGGCAATACAGATCTGACGTTAGGCTACTGTACGCTTTCATTTCCGCGTACGAAAGGCCAAACGGTGACCATAAAACTTAAAAATGCGCCTTTTACCGCAAAGGAAAATAATCAGGTAGAAATGGGCGGTAAGAAACTTGATGATGGTGTCGCACGTAATGATGCCAATGCCAAAGGTACCTTGAGTATTATTGAAGCCGATATCCATCAGGTATTGGCCAATTAA
- the rhaM gene encoding L-rhamnose mutarotase, whose translation MEKIAFKMKLKPGMSAEYKRRHDRIWPELITLLRENGVSDYSIFLDEETDTLFAVQYLAGHSSQELGKEAIVQQWWDYMHDIMDVNPDHSPVSINLKKVFHMD comes from the coding sequence ATGGAGAAAATAGCATTTAAGATGAAACTAAAACCGGGTATGTCCGCGGAATACAAGCGCAGGCATGACAGGATTTGGCCAGAATTAATCACCTTATTGCGCGAAAATGGTGTGTCTGATTATAGTATTTTTTTGGATGAAGAGACCGATACGTTATTTGCTGTTCAATATCTAGCGGGACATTCATCACAAGAATTGGGTAAGGAAGCCATAGTTCAGCAATGGTGGGATTATATGCATGATATCATGGACGTAAATCCGGACCACTCTCCGGTATCGATAAACTTGAAGAAGGTATTTCATATGGATTAG